Proteins encoded by one window of Halomonas sp. SH5A2:
- a CDS encoding CsgG/HfaB family protein, with translation MKIIAAFLIAGLLSGCAGMVANSENLEGTEATLTPRGASYQDLVSLPPPAGKIFVSVYDFRDQTGQYRPAPASTFSTAVTQGAAAMLTGALADSGWFIPLERVGLQNLLTERRIIRAEFERFNQPDTLPSLRAASVMLEGGIIAYESNIRTGGAGAEYFGIGASGEYQVDQVTVNLRAVEISTGEVLANVTTTKTIYSKELRAGVYRFIDFRRLLEAEAGITTNEPVQMAVMSSIESAVIHLIARGVENNLWNLSNDVNFTDTILADYLSAPIPQL, from the coding sequence ATGAAGATTATAGCTGCATTTTTAATTGCGGGTTTACTCAGCGGCTGCGCGGGAATGGTCGCCAATTCCGAAAACCTGGAAGGAACCGAGGCAACATTAACACCGCGTGGCGCCTCCTATCAGGATCTGGTGTCTCTACCACCACCAGCCGGCAAAATTTTTGTTTCGGTCTATGATTTCCGCGACCAAACAGGACAGTATCGACCTGCACCCGCCAGTACCTTCTCGACGGCAGTGACCCAAGGGGCTGCCGCAATGTTAACTGGCGCGCTGGCAGATTCTGGCTGGTTCATCCCACTTGAGCGGGTGGGCCTGCAAAATCTATTAACAGAGCGACGTATTATTCGTGCTGAGTTCGAGCGCTTCAATCAACCCGATACGCTCCCCTCATTACGTGCGGCTTCCGTCATGCTGGAAGGCGGCATTATTGCCTATGAATCCAATATAAGAACAGGTGGTGCGGGGGCCGAATATTTTGGTATTGGGGCGTCGGGGGAGTACCAGGTTGACCAGGTCACGGTTAATCTACGTGCCGTTGAAATCTCAACGGGCGAAGTACTCGCCAATGTGACAACGACGAAAACTATCTATTCGAAAGAGCTACGTGCTGGCGTTTATCGTTTTATTGATTTCCGACGTCTCTTGGAAGCGGAAGCCGGTATCACAACCAACGAACCCGTCCAGATGGCAGTAATGTCTTCCATTGAATCAGCGGTTATCCACTTAATCGCTCGAGGCGTAGAAAATAATCTTTGGAACCTCAGCAACGACGTTAACTTTACAGATACGATTCTTGCTGATTACTTAAGTGCTCCCATACCTCAATTGTAA
- a CDS encoding LuxR C-terminal-related transcriptional regulator: MPQEKAVDTVFIVTEKSPQSQLFAEYLGSHTECRVQLQPPHERITAPSSGNTLMLIDSDHISVEALPDWQHQLPEKLSNEPLAAFNVRDMDHALEALSCAQLKGVFYRHESLDVICKGIHALLEGELWMSRELMTRLILFYRKYQNNAFRPACGLTNREMEIISLLSAGASNHQIAEKLFLSEHTVKSHLYNIFRKINVHNRIQALNWIHQNLGPILPNIETARSLQRRH; encoded by the coding sequence ATGCCGCAAGAAAAGGCTGTCGATACGGTATTTATCGTTACCGAAAAAAGCCCACAATCACAATTATTTGCGGAATACCTGGGGAGTCATACCGAGTGCCGGGTGCAACTTCAGCCTCCTCATGAACGAATCACGGCCCCATCATCGGGTAACACCTTGATGTTGATCGACAGCGATCACATCAGCGTTGAAGCCCTGCCAGACTGGCAGCATCAGCTACCTGAAAAGCTCAGCAACGAGCCATTGGCTGCTTTTAATGTCCGCGATATGGATCATGCGCTTGAAGCTCTGTCCTGCGCGCAGTTGAAAGGGGTGTTCTATCGCCATGAGAGCCTGGACGTCATTTGCAAAGGCATTCATGCGCTGCTCGAAGGTGAGCTGTGGATGTCCCGGGAACTGATGACTCGGTTGATCCTGTTTTACCGCAAATATCAAAACAACGCCTTTAGACCCGCCTGCGGCCTTACCAACCGGGAAATGGAAATTATCTCACTACTGAGCGCCGGGGCCTCTAATCATCAAATTGCGGAAAAGCTGTTCCTTAGCGAACACACCGTCAAGTCTCACCTTTACAACATTTTTCGCAAAATCAACGTGCATAACCGCATCCAGGCGCTGAATTGGATTCATCAGAATTTGGGCCCCATTTTGCCCAATATTGAAACCGCACGAAGCTTGCAGCGTCGCCATTAG
- the hemL gene encoding glutamate-1-semialdehyde 2,1-aminomutase, producing the protein MTTSAELFELASRHIPGGVNSPVRAFKGLHRPPVFMERAQGAYLFDVEGNRYVDYVGSWGPMITGHADQDVLAAVRARLDNGLSFGTPTAVETTMADLICEMIPSMEMVRMTSSGTEATMSAIRLARGATGRDKIVKFEGNYHGHSDSLLVKAGSGALTHGEPSSPGVPASLAEHTITLSYNDPEGVEACFEEMGDEIACIIVEPVSGNMNCIPPQPGFLETLRRVCNEHDSVLIFDEVMTGFRVALGGAQAHYGVTPDLTCLGKIVGGGMPVGAFGGKREIMQNISPMGPIYQAGTLSGNPLAMAAGIALLTKLQVPGFHDALTQRVETLCTGLQERANAANVPMMTQSAGGMFGIFFTGQSRVDNFAQATACDPEAFRRFFGAMLDQGVYLAPSAFEAGFMSSAHTPEDIQKTLDAAEKAFTYM; encoded by the coding sequence ATGACGACTTCCGCTGAATTGTTTGAACTTGCCAGCCGCCATATTCCCGGCGGCGTTAATTCCCCGGTGCGGGCCTTCAAAGGGTTGCATCGCCCGCCGGTATTCATGGAGCGCGCACAAGGCGCCTATCTGTTCGACGTCGAAGGCAACCGCTACGTGGACTACGTGGGTTCATGGGGGCCGATGATCACCGGGCATGCGGATCAGGATGTGCTTGCAGCGGTGCGGGCCCGGCTGGATAACGGGCTATCGTTCGGTACCCCCACGGCGGTTGAAACCACCATGGCAGACCTGATTTGCGAGATGATTCCGTCGATGGAAATGGTGCGGATGACCAGCTCCGGCACCGAAGCGACGATGTCGGCCATTCGTCTGGCACGCGGCGCCACCGGGCGAGACAAAATCGTCAAGTTTGAAGGCAACTACCACGGTCACTCCGATTCGCTGCTGGTCAAAGCCGGATCCGGGGCATTGACCCATGGAGAGCCGAGCTCACCGGGCGTGCCGGCATCGCTTGCCGAGCACACCATTACCTTGTCGTATAACGACCCCGAAGGGGTTGAGGCGTGCTTTGAAGAGATGGGCGATGAGATCGCCTGTATCATCGTCGAGCCGGTCTCCGGCAACATGAACTGCATTCCGCCGCAGCCAGGCTTTCTCGAGACGCTGCGCCGCGTATGTAACGAGCACGATAGCGTACTGATTTTCGATGAAGTGATGACCGGCTTTCGCGTCGCCCTTGGCGGTGCTCAGGCTCACTACGGCGTGACCCCTGATTTAACCTGCCTGGGCAAGATCGTGGGTGGTGGTATGCCGGTCGGCGCCTTCGGCGGCAAACGCGAGATTATGCAGAATATTTCGCCCATGGGGCCGATTTATCAGGCGGGCACGCTCTCAGGCAATCCGCTGGCCATGGCGGCCGGTATCGCGCTGCTAACCAAGCTGCAGGTACCCGGCTTCCATGATGCCCTGACACAACGTGTTGAAACGTTATGCACGGGTCTGCAGGAACGCGCCAATGCCGCCAACGTGCCGATGATGACCCAATCGGCAGGCGGCATGTTTGGGATCTTTTTTACCGGACAAAGCCGTGTGGATAACTTTGCCCAAGCGACCGCCTGTGACCCCGAAGCGTTTCGCCGTTTCTTCGGTGCGATGCTTGATCAGGGTGTCTATCTTGCGCCTTCGGCGTTCGAAGCGGGCTTCATGTCCAGCGCTCATACACCCGAAGATATCCAAAAAACGCTGGATGCAGCCGAGAAGGCCTTTACTTATATGTAA
- the hemJ gene encoding protoporphyrinogen oxidase HemJ has product MYLWIKAIHLIAMVTWFAAMFYLPRLFVYHAQARDADDQQAMTYFTTMERKLYRGIMMPSMIAVLIFGGWLLYLAPAWLSQGWMHAKLLLIALLIAYHHVCLIYFKQFSQARCNKSHVFFRWFNELPVIGLIGIILLAVVKPF; this is encoded by the coding sequence ATGTATTTATGGATCAAAGCGATTCATTTAATCGCGATGGTAACCTGGTTTGCCGCCATGTTTTATCTACCCAGGCTGTTTGTCTACCATGCCCAGGCACGCGATGCGGATGATCAGCAAGCGATGACGTATTTTACGACCATGGAACGTAAGCTTTATCGGGGCATTATGATGCCGTCGATGATTGCCGTGCTGATTTTCGGTGGCTGGCTCTTGTATCTGGCACCCGCCTGGCTCAGCCAGGGATGGATGCATGCAAAACTGCTGCTGATTGCGCTGTTAATTGCCTATCACCATGTCTGCCTGATTTATTTCAAGCAGTTCAGCCAGGCACGCTGCAACAAAAGTCATGTGTTTTTCCGCTGGTTTAACGAGTTACCGGTGATTGGCCTGATCGGCATTATCTTGCTGGCGGTAGTGAAACCGTTCTGA
- a CDS encoding CsgE family curli-type amyloid fiber assembly protein, whose product MKALRYKSAILCYFLLWGSASTYAEEMTEAVSPTANGQAALADEQAAVDAINQLSGPDGAEVERPTNGSELTGIMVDRTITMAGKTFYRAFSQRAMGNPIIGNATITIQERPDARWGSQVWIMERNQMHFRTQLSPRISEADRAAGEAVQIVEEALLRQKLSSALSSDKDLGSEELR is encoded by the coding sequence ATGAAAGCACTGCGCTATAAATCCGCCATCCTGTGTTATTTCCTGTTGTGGGGAAGCGCATCGACCTACGCCGAAGAAATGACAGAGGCCGTATCGCCCACTGCCAATGGGCAAGCGGCGCTTGCTGATGAACAAGCCGCCGTCGACGCTATCAACCAGCTTTCCGGCCCCGATGGCGCTGAAGTAGAACGACCCACCAACGGCAGCGAATTAACCGGCATCATGGTAGACCGCACCATCACCATGGCCGGCAAGACTTTCTATCGCGCCTTCAGCCAGCGCGCCATGGGTAACCCGATTATTGGCAACGCGACCATCACCATCCAGGAACGCCCCGATGCCCGTTGGGGAAGCCAAGTGTGGATTATGGAACGCAACCAGATGCATTTCCGTACCCAGCTCTCCCCAAGGATCAGCGAGGCCGACCGCGCGGCAGGAGAAGCCGTACAAATCGTGGAAGAAGCACTACTGCGTCAAAAGCTGAGCTCAGCGCTATCTTCCGACAAAGACTTAGGAAGTGAGGAGTTACGATAA
- a CDS encoding curli assembly protein CsgF — MKTSAICSTGIGSAVLIGLLTLPVHAGEMIYEPLNPSFGGDPFMGSYMLNKAQSQDTNTDPNTRDIERPSSTERLIQSLESRLISSLLSDVGDGTIDQGSFDSDEFSVVVEDAGGQLVIRVIDKLTGDETNISVGETFNP, encoded by the coding sequence ATGAAAACATCGGCAATTTGCTCCACAGGTATCGGCTCAGCGGTGCTGATCGGACTGTTAACGCTACCAGTTCACGCGGGAGAAATGATTTACGAACCGCTCAATCCGTCTTTTGGGGGCGATCCTTTCATGGGCAGCTACATGCTCAACAAGGCCCAGTCCCAGGATACCAACACCGACCCAAACACCCGTGATATTGAGCGTCCTTCATCCACCGAGCGTCTGATTCAAAGCCTGGAGAGCCGCTTAATCTCCAGTCTACTCAGCGATGTTGGGGATGGAACCATTGATCAAGGTAGCTTCGACAGCGATGAATTCAGCGTGGTGGTAGAAGATGCTGGGGGTCAGTTAGTGATACGCGTTATCGATAAACTAACTGGGGACGAAACCAATATCAGCGTCGGGGAAACTTTTAATCCATGA
- a CDS encoding chloride channel protein — translation MARFSRSDFTLDSFRRQLANVDALPQLCVLGLVSGLITGALMVVFRLLLSAGALLYMPEGNPEAFESLAPWGRAALPFIAVGLIGTLLYRQKAAARKLGVGHVIERLTYHQGRFPLRNWLNQWWLGAVAVLGGLSAGREGPAIHLGAAASSGLGQRMRLPNNSLRVLVACGTAAGISASFNTPIAGVIFAMEVVMMEYTMMSFMPVILASMMGALVAQMVYGNEPAFHIPDVVFGSLMNLPWVVMTGLVVGLLAGGFIHLSRLQRFQQWPLWGRLGVVALITGVAAIWFPEVQGIGYDSVAAALNNQLAVQVLLALIAVKLVVTALTVAGGVPIGIIGPVLVIGAATGALSGLLGGWLWGGKAADPGIYAMLGMAAMMGAVLQAPLAALMALLELTHSPGIMLPGMLAVVVACLTSRQLTGCEGFFISSVRYGLHPLQQPLMQALSRVSVPAVMERHLVRTSRMITPDQARRLLENNPIWLVIERSSADKPVLGLKAAALARWMIEHDESSSDNASVEGLIDLLEIPGERLEMAPIALQATLSEAFLTLQNDALDALYVVHGHRPKQRRISGIITRGAIERYYHYSDPRDNDSSHKEPQPKE, via the coding sequence GTGGCGCGTTTTTCCCGATCCGATTTCACCTTAGACAGTTTTCGGCGCCAGTTGGCCAATGTCGATGCGCTTCCGCAGCTATGCGTATTGGGCTTGGTGTCGGGGCTGATTACCGGTGCCTTGATGGTCGTGTTTCGCTTGCTGCTCTCGGCGGGGGCATTGCTTTATATGCCCGAGGGTAACCCGGAAGCGTTTGAATCGCTGGCGCCCTGGGGGCGCGCGGCGCTTCCGTTCATTGCCGTTGGCCTGATCGGCACCTTGCTTTATCGCCAAAAAGCCGCGGCCCGCAAGCTTGGCGTGGGCCATGTGATCGAGCGCTTGACCTACCATCAAGGCCGTTTCCCGCTGCGCAACTGGCTCAACCAATGGTGGCTGGGCGCCGTGGCCGTTCTGGGCGGCCTCTCGGCCGGTCGCGAGGGGCCTGCCATTCATCTTGGGGCAGCGGCGTCGAGTGGTCTTGGCCAGCGGATGCGTCTACCCAACAACAGTTTACGGGTACTGGTGGCTTGCGGCACCGCCGCGGGGATTTCAGCCTCGTTCAACACGCCGATTGCCGGGGTCATCTTCGCCATGGAAGTGGTGATGATGGAGTACACGATGATGAGCTTTATGCCGGTTATATTGGCGTCCATGATGGGCGCGCTGGTGGCGCAAATGGTGTATGGCAATGAACCGGCGTTTCACATCCCCGACGTTGTTTTTGGTTCATTAATGAACCTGCCCTGGGTCGTGATGACAGGCTTGGTGGTGGGTTTGCTGGCCGGCGGTTTTATTCATTTATCGCGCTTGCAGCGTTTTCAGCAGTGGCCCTTGTGGGGCCGTTTGGGCGTTGTTGCGCTGATTACCGGTGTGGCTGCCATCTGGTTTCCCGAGGTGCAAGGTATCGGCTACGACAGTGTGGCCGCCGCGCTCAATAACCAGTTGGCGGTTCAGGTGCTACTGGCGTTGATTGCGGTAAAGCTGGTGGTAACGGCTCTGACGGTTGCTGGCGGGGTACCTATTGGAATCATTGGCCCGGTATTGGTCATAGGGGCTGCTACCGGCGCCCTGAGTGGTCTATTGGGAGGCTGGCTATGGGGGGGCAAAGCCGCTGATCCCGGCATTTATGCAATGCTTGGGATGGCGGCGATGATGGGGGCTGTCTTGCAGGCACCGCTGGCGGCGCTTATGGCACTCCTGGAGCTCACTCATTCGCCGGGGATCATGTTGCCGGGCATGTTGGCGGTGGTGGTCGCCTGCCTGACGTCGCGCCAGTTAACCGGTTGCGAAGGGTTTTTTATCAGCAGCGTGCGCTACGGGCTGCACCCGTTACAGCAACCGCTGATGCAGGCGCTATCCAGGGTGTCGGTGCCCGCGGTGATGGAGCGTCACCTGGTACGCACGTCGAGGATGATAACGCCGGATCAGGCGCGCCGCTTACTAGAAAATAACCCGATATGGCTGGTGATTGAACGCTCCAGTGCCGATAAGCCGGTTCTTGGCCTTAAAGCCGCTGCGCTGGCGCGTTGGATGATTGAGCACGATGAGTCGTCAAGTGATAACGCCTCTGTTGAAGGGTTGATCGATTTATTGGAAATACCCGGGGAGCGGCTTGAGATGGCGCCTATCGCGTTACAAGCGACCCTTTCCGAAGCCTTTTTGACGTTGCAGAATGACGCTCTGGACGCGCTTTACGTGGTCCACGGTCATCGGCCGAAACAGCGGCGTATTTCAGGTATCATCACTCGAGGCGCTATCGAGCGTTATTACCATTACAGCGATCCGCGCGATAATGATTCATCTCACAAAGAGCCTCAGCCTAAGGAGTGA
- the thiD gene encoding bifunctional hydroxymethylpyrimidine kinase/phosphomethylpyrimidine kinase: MRQPLPPVVLVLAGHDPTGGAGLIADSESIAACGGWAVTIPTALTIQNCHNVVRVVPTDTYLINQMVDEIATMPVAAIKLGLISSEATLEAAISIIRRFPGVPVVADPVLKAGGGAELSTPELRQEYIARLLPLVDILTPNRAELAALTPECQATDDDTARAVALLSLGCQAVLVSATDDPLPGNDDQVLLTLHSPDNTRQWPWPRLPEQFHGSGCTLASAIAARLAVGERLLTACEQAQHYTWQSLSHGYETPSGQFLPNRTPRASRF; encoded by the coding sequence ATGCGCCAACCATTACCTCCTGTTGTATTAGTACTGGCCGGACACGACCCAACCGGCGGAGCTGGTTTGATTGCCGACAGCGAGTCGATCGCTGCCTGCGGTGGCTGGGCGGTAACCATTCCCACCGCGCTGACCATTCAAAACTGCCATAACGTAGTGCGGGTGGTGCCCACGGATACTTATCTCATCAACCAGATGGTCGATGAGATCGCGACCATGCCGGTGGCGGCTATCAAGCTTGGCTTGATTAGCAGCGAGGCCACCCTGGAGGCGGCGATATCGATTATCCGGCGTTTCCCCGGTGTGCCGGTGGTGGCCGACCCGGTGCTAAAAGCCGGTGGCGGCGCTGAACTCTCGACGCCTGAGCTGCGTCAAGAGTACATCGCGCGGCTGCTTCCCCTGGTCGATATCCTGACGCCCAACCGCGCCGAGTTAGCCGCGCTCACGCCTGAGTGCCAGGCAACGGATGACGATACGGCAAGAGCGGTGGCACTGCTTTCGCTGGGTTGCCAGGCGGTACTGGTGTCGGCAACTGATGATCCGCTACCCGGCAATGACGATCAGGTATTACTGACGCTACATTCACCGGATAATACCCGGCAGTGGCCATGGCCGCGCTTACCTGAACAATTTCATGGTTCGGGATGCACGCTGGCATCGGCTATTGCGGCCCGCCTGGCTGTGGGTGAGCGCTTACTTACTGCGTGTGAGCAAGCTCAGCACTATACCTGGCAAAGCTTGTCACATGGCTATGAGACGCCAAGCGGACAGTTTTTACCCAACCGTACCCCACGCGCTTCACGTTTTTGA